The Acinonyx jubatus isolate Ajub_Pintada_27869175 chromosome D1, VMU_Ajub_asm_v1.0, whole genome shotgun sequence genome includes a window with the following:
- the LMO2 gene encoding rhombotin-2 isoform X2 → MSSAIERKSLDPSEEPVDEVLQIPPSLLTCGGCQQNIGDRYFLKAIDQYWHEDCLSCDLCGCRLGEVGRRLYYKLGRKLCRRDYLRLFGQDGLCASCDKRIRAYEMTMRVKDKVYHLECFKCAACQKHFCVGDRYLLINSDIVCEQDIYEWTKINGMI, encoded by the exons GGAGCCAGTGGATGAAGTGCTGCAGATCCCCCCGTCCCTGCTGACATGCGGTGGCTGCCAGCAGAACATTGGGGACCGCTACTTCCTGAAGGCCATCGACCAGTACTGGCACGAGGACTGTCTGAGCTGCGACCTCTGCGGGTGCCGGCTGGGCGAGGTGGGGCGGCGCCTCTACTACAAGCTGGGCCGGAAGCTCTGCCGAAGGGACTATCTCAG GCTTTTTGGCCAAGATGGTCTCTGTGCATCCTGTGACAAGCGGATCCGTGCCTATGAGATGACGATGCGAGTGAAAGACAAAGTGTATCACCTGGAATGTTTCAAATGCGCCGCCTGTCAGAAGCACTTCTGTGTGGGCGACAGATACCTCCTCATCAACTCCGACATAGTGTGTGAACAGGACATCTACGAATGGACTAAGATCAATGGAATGATCTAG